One Amycolatopsis sp. NBC_00355 genomic window carries:
- a CDS encoding MFS transporter: MVLGDNGITHKVEPDSKSGRVQVRRAALASAIGTTIEWYDFFLYNTAAALVFPHLFFPASSAYAGAMQSFATYAVGFAARPVGAAIFGHWGDRIGRKTTLIVTLLLMGVSSGVVGLLPGTSAIGFAAPLILVLLRLVQGIAIGGEWSGSVLLAMEWGDQKKRGLLGSSAQIGVPVGLVLGTGGMTLLSATLSPEDFDSWGWRLPFLASLILVAIGLVIRLKILETPMFAKLVAKGETAKTPVLDAIRHHWREILLSSGVRFSEQMPFYLFTSYVLIYVVARHEFSKTFVLNAVLVGAALELLMIPFFSHLSDRYGRKKVYLCGVVLTGLIAFPYFAILTSGGHALVFVIVVVSFIPHALQYGPQAALIGESFPTHLRYGGAGLGYQLASVFAGGPAPLLATWLLHQTGTPYSISGYIVLSAVVSVFCVIRLRDRSHADIDDASVYRRA, from the coding sequence ATGGTCCTCGGAGACAATGGAATCACTCACAAGGTGGAACCGGACAGCAAGTCAGGGCGGGTGCAGGTACGGCGTGCGGCGCTGGCGAGCGCGATCGGCACGACCATCGAGTGGTACGACTTCTTCCTCTACAACACGGCGGCGGCCCTGGTCTTCCCGCACCTGTTCTTCCCCGCGTCGAGCGCCTACGCGGGGGCCATGCAGTCGTTCGCGACCTACGCGGTCGGCTTCGCGGCCCGCCCGGTCGGTGCCGCGATCTTCGGGCACTGGGGCGACCGGATCGGCCGCAAGACGACGCTGATCGTCACGTTGCTGCTGATGGGCGTCTCGTCCGGGGTGGTCGGGCTGCTGCCCGGGACGTCGGCGATCGGGTTCGCGGCACCGTTGATCCTGGTGCTGCTGCGGCTGGTCCAGGGCATCGCGATCGGCGGCGAGTGGAGTGGCTCGGTGCTGCTCGCGATGGAGTGGGGTGACCAGAAGAAACGCGGGCTGCTCGGCAGTTCCGCGCAGATCGGCGTGCCGGTCGGGCTGGTGCTCGGCACCGGCGGCATGACCCTGCTGTCGGCGACGCTGTCCCCCGAGGACTTCGACTCCTGGGGCTGGCGGCTGCCGTTCCTGGCCAGCCTGATCCTGGTCGCGATCGGCCTGGTGATCCGGCTGAAGATCCTCGAGACGCCGATGTTCGCCAAGCTCGTCGCGAAGGGCGAAACCGCGAAGACCCCGGTGCTCGACGCGATCCGCCACCACTGGCGCGAGATCCTGCTCTCGTCCGGGGTGCGCTTCAGCGAGCAGATGCCGTTCTACCTGTTCACCAGCTACGTGCTGATCTACGTCGTGGCGCGGCACGAGTTCAGCAAGACGTTCGTGCTCAACGCGGTGCTCGTCGGCGCCGCGCTGGAGCTGCTGATGATCCCGTTCTTCTCGCACCTGTCCGACCGGTACGGCCGCAAGAAGGTCTACCTGTGCGGGGTCGTCCTCACGGGCCTGATCGCGTTCCCCTACTTCGCGATCCTGACCAGTGGCGGGCACGCGCTGGTGTTCGTGATCGTCGTGGTGTCGTTCATCCCGCACGCCCTGCAGTACGGCCCGCAGGCCGCGCTCATCGGCGAGAGCTTCCCGACGCACCTGCGCTACGGCGGCGCGGGCCTGGGCTACCAGCTGGCGTCGGTGTTCGCGGGCGGCCCGGCGCCGCTGCTGGCGACGTGGCTGCTGCACCAGACCGGCACGCCGTACTCGATCTCGGGCTACATCGTGCTGTCGGCGGTCGTCTCGGTGTTCTGCGTGATCCGGCTGAGGGACCGCTCGCACGCCGACATCGACGACGCGAGCGTCTACCGCCGCGCCTGA
- a CDS encoding epoxide hydrolase family protein has translation MTTPHAFPLEPTPIHVPDDVLDDLRTRLALTRPPLDEGNEDWSYGVPAGYLGELVAYWRDAYDWRKAEAAINAYEHYEVSVAGVPVHFMRKPGRGPRPIPLLLTHGWPWTFWHWSKVIDPLADPAASGGDPADAFDVLVPSLPGFGFPGPLTGFPDVNFWKVSDLWHTLMTETLGYPKYAAGGCDIGGIVTSQLGHKYADELYGIHIGSGLPLDFFTGPRAWDFARHRPLTDDQPADVRARIVEQDHRSASHLTVHMLDGATLAHGLSDSPAGLLAWLLERWNSWSDNGGDLESVFTKDDLLTHATIYWVTNSIATSMRYYANANRYPWSPAHDRTPVVQAPVGLTFVTYENPPGVHTAEDRVRAFEAGPQAGWFNHVNVTAHEHGGHFIPWENPDAWVSDLRRTFRGRRP, from the coding sequence ATGACCACGCCGCACGCCTTCCCCCTGGAGCCCACCCCGATCCACGTACCCGACGACGTCCTCGACGACCTGCGCACCCGTCTCGCGCTGACCCGGCCGCCACTGGACGAGGGGAACGAAGACTGGTCCTACGGCGTCCCGGCCGGCTACCTCGGTGAGCTGGTCGCGTACTGGCGCGACGCCTACGACTGGCGCAAGGCCGAGGCCGCGATCAACGCCTACGAGCACTACGAGGTGAGCGTCGCCGGCGTCCCGGTGCACTTCATGCGCAAGCCCGGCCGCGGCCCCCGGCCGATCCCGCTGCTCCTCACCCACGGCTGGCCGTGGACGTTCTGGCACTGGTCGAAGGTGATCGACCCGCTCGCCGACCCGGCCGCGTCCGGCGGCGACCCCGCGGACGCGTTCGACGTCCTCGTGCCGTCGCTGCCCGGCTTCGGTTTCCCGGGCCCGCTCACCGGCTTCCCGGACGTCAACTTCTGGAAGGTCTCCGACCTCTGGCACACCCTGATGACCGAGACCCTCGGCTACCCGAAGTACGCCGCCGGGGGCTGCGACATCGGCGGGATCGTCACCAGCCAGCTCGGCCACAAGTACGCCGACGAGCTGTACGGCATCCACATCGGCTCCGGGCTGCCGCTGGACTTCTTCACCGGCCCGCGCGCCTGGGACTTCGCCCGCCACCGGCCCCTGACCGACGACCAGCCGGCCGACGTCCGCGCCCGCATCGTCGAGCAGGACCACCGCTCGGCGTCCCATCTCACCGTCCACATGCTCGACGGCGCCACCCTGGCCCACGGACTGAGCGACTCCCCCGCCGGACTGCTCGCCTGGCTGCTGGAGCGCTGGAACTCCTGGAGCGACAACGGCGGCGACCTCGAGTCGGTCTTCACCAAGGACGACCTGCTCACCCACGCGACGATCTACTGGGTGACCAACTCCATCGCCACGTCGATGCGCTACTACGCCAACGCCAACCGTTACCCCTGGTCCCCCGCCCACGACCGCACCCCGGTGGTGCAGGCCCCGGTCGGCCTCACGTTCGTCACCTACGAGAACCCGCCGGGCGTCCACACCGCCGAGGACCGGGTCCGGGCGTTCGAGGCCGGCCCGCAGGCCGGGTGGTTCAACCACGTCAACGTCACCGCCCACGAGCACGGCGGCCACTTCATCCCGTGGGAGAACCCGGATGCCTGGGTGAGCGACCTGCGCCGCACGTTCCGGGGCCGCCGCCCCTGA
- a CDS encoding acyl-CoA-like ligand-binding transcription factor gives MDLDTGGLRERKKQETRVALSWAAIRLTVERGLDNVRVEDIAAEAGVSTRTFSNYFGSKGEAIAARQYDRSRAIAAALRERPAGEPLWEAVTHAVLTGFALGESGQKPDRAWIEGVRLMVAEPALQGEMHKAVTAGEAEFALAVAERTGTDAAADVYPQLVAAVVGAAHHVVIQQWLSAEPPPSMEALLRDVFGQLAAGLPEPR, from the coding sequence ATGGACCTCGACACCGGCGGGCTGCGTGAACGCAAAAAGCAGGAAACGCGCGTCGCGCTGAGCTGGGCGGCCATCCGGCTCACCGTCGAACGCGGGCTGGACAACGTCCGGGTCGAGGACATCGCCGCCGAGGCCGGGGTGTCCACCCGGACCTTCAGCAACTACTTCGGCAGCAAGGGCGAGGCCATCGCGGCCCGCCAGTACGACCGGTCGCGGGCCATCGCGGCCGCCCTGCGGGAGCGGCCGGCCGGGGAGCCGCTCTGGGAGGCCGTCACCCACGCCGTGCTCACCGGGTTCGCGCTCGGCGAGTCCGGGCAGAAGCCGGACCGGGCGTGGATCGAAGGCGTCCGGTTGATGGTCGCCGAGCCCGCGCTGCAGGGCGAGATGCACAAAGCGGTGACCGCGGGGGAGGCCGAGTTCGCCCTCGCCGTCGCCGAACGCACCGGCACCGACGCCGCCGCGGACGTCTACCCGCAGCTGGTGGCGGCCGTCGTCGGGGCCGCGCACCACGTCGTGATCCAGCAGTGGCTCAGCGCCGAGCCGCCGCCGTCGATGGAAGCTCTGCTGCGGGACGTGTTCGGCCAGCTCGCCGCCGGCCTGCCCGAACCGCGCTGA
- a CDS encoding FAD-dependent monooxygenase, with the protein MEDVVIAGAGPNGLMLACELALAGVRPVVLEQLPEPSPTPRANGLVGQVVRLLDRRGLHERLAGPIGPPVPAFVFGAMRLDLTLAEHNSLNILPVPQRRIEGALGERAAELGVEVRRGHAVTGLVQDDEQVTVEIAGPDGPYALTARYVVGADGGKSVTRKLAGIGFPGVTDDRTTSYSASATVPAELIDPASGGLRVPGHGVIPPLFHYRTEHGLFVYAPLPTGTGVTAIEWGDDGEDDDRPVTLDEVRASIHRVLGHDLPIGPPEGDGPHLLRRLKGRNTRLADRFRAGRVLLVGDAAHVHSAIGGPGLNLGLQDAVNLGWKLAAALGDRAPAGLLDTYEAERRPVAERVVMHSQAQSALIAPGSDVTALRELFGELLRQPSTVQHIADLMSGADIRYEPATDHPLDGRWAPDLVLADGRRLAELTRTARPLLLDLTPAASLGDELSGWTDRVDVVTGEADQDATAMLIRPDGYVAWASGSTDPGDTERKALREAAERWFGSPVDM; encoded by the coding sequence ATGGAAGACGTCGTCATCGCCGGAGCCGGCCCGAACGGGCTGATGCTCGCCTGCGAGCTGGCCCTGGCCGGAGTCCGCCCGGTCGTCCTGGAGCAGCTGCCCGAGCCGAGCCCGACACCCCGCGCGAACGGCCTCGTCGGCCAGGTCGTGCGGCTGCTCGACCGCCGTGGCCTGCACGAGCGGCTGGCGGGCCCGATCGGCCCGCCCGTGCCCGCTTTCGTGTTCGGGGCCATGCGGCTCGACCTCACCCTCGCCGAGCACAACTCGCTGAACATCCTGCCCGTCCCGCAGAGGCGGATCGAAGGGGCACTCGGCGAGCGCGCGGCCGAACTCGGCGTCGAGGTCCGCCGGGGCCACGCGGTGACCGGCCTGGTCCAGGACGACGAGCAGGTCACCGTCGAGATCGCCGGCCCGGACGGTCCCTACGCGCTGACCGCGCGGTACGTCGTCGGCGCGGACGGCGGCAAGAGCGTCACCCGCAAGCTCGCCGGGATCGGCTTCCCCGGCGTCACCGACGACCGCACGACCTCCTACAGCGCGAGCGCCACCGTGCCCGCCGAGCTGATCGATCCGGCGAGCGGCGGCCTGCGCGTGCCGGGCCACGGCGTGATCCCGCCGCTGTTCCACTACCGCACCGAGCACGGGCTCTTCGTCTACGCGCCGCTGCCCACCGGCACAGGCGTCACCGCCATCGAATGGGGCGACGACGGGGAAGACGACGACCGCCCGGTGACCCTCGACGAGGTCCGCGCGAGCATCCACCGGGTCCTCGGCCACGACCTGCCGATCGGGCCGCCCGAAGGCGACGGCCCGCACCTGCTGCGCCGGCTGAAGGGACGCAACACCCGGCTCGCCGACCGCTTCCGCGCCGGCCGGGTGCTGCTGGTCGGCGACGCGGCGCACGTCCACTCCGCGATCGGCGGGCCCGGGCTCAACCTCGGCCTGCAGGACGCCGTCAACCTCGGCTGGAAACTCGCCGCCGCGCTCGGCGACCGGGCACCGGCCGGGCTGCTCGACACCTACGAGGCCGAACGCCGCCCGGTCGCCGAGCGCGTCGTCATGCACTCGCAGGCCCAGTCCGCCCTCATCGCGCCGGGCAGCGACGTCACGGCGCTGCGGGAGCTGTTCGGCGAGCTGCTGCGGCAGCCGAGCACGGTGCAGCACATCGCGGACCTGATGTCCGGCGCCGACATCCGCTACGAGCCGGCTACCGACCACCCTCTCGACGGCCGCTGGGCCCCGGATCTGGTGCTGGCCGACGGGCGCCGGCTCGCCGAGCTAACCAGGACGGCCCGGCCGCTGCTGCTCGACCTGACCCCGGCGGCCTCGCTCGGTGACGAGCTGAGCGGCTGGACGGACCGCGTCGACGTCGTCACCGGCGAAGCCGACCAGGACGCGACCGCGATGCTGATCCGGCCCGACGGGTACGTGGCCTGGGCGAGCGGCTCGACCGACCCCGGCGACACCGAGCGCAAGGCGCTGCGGGAAGCCGCGGAGCGGTGGTTCGGCAGCCCGGTTGACATGTAG
- a CDS encoding metalloregulator ArsR/SmtB family transcription factor, which yields MPVNDDVFAALASPARRQVLRLLLDGPMAAGAIAERFEMARPSLSEHLRVLREAGLVDEQRHGRNRVYRLEAAPLEEVADWLTPYERFWRSKLANLRDLLDEEEDL from the coding sequence ATGCCGGTCAACGACGACGTCTTCGCCGCGCTGGCCAGCCCCGCGCGGCGGCAGGTGCTGCGGCTGCTGCTCGACGGCCCGATGGCCGCGGGCGCGATCGCCGAGCGGTTCGAGATGGCCCGGCCCAGCCTCTCGGAACATCTCCGGGTGCTGCGGGAGGCCGGCCTGGTCGACGAACAACGCCACGGCCGCAACCGCGTCTACCGGCTGGAGGCGGCCCCCCTCGAAGAGGTCGCGGACTGGCTCACCCCGTACGAACGCTTCTGGCGCAGCAAACTCGCCAACCTGCGTGACCTGCTCGACGAGGAAGAGGACCTGTGA
- a CDS encoding SRPBCC family protein, which yields MTDDDPTAIHVDQFLAHPARKVWRALTEPDLLERWISMPNDIRPVVGHRFELLAEPVPAAGFAGGPVACEVLEVEPERKLSIRWGPQWTVTWRLEPEGAGTRLFLSHEGFDPDDEFQRMSRRIMGGGWRSHVPRALARLLDTLPDEAQLPSGGDPRRR from the coding sequence GTGACCGACGACGACCCGACCGCGATCCACGTCGACCAGTTCCTCGCCCACCCGGCCCGCAAGGTGTGGCGCGCGCTCACCGAACCGGACCTGCTCGAGCGCTGGATCAGCATGCCGAACGACATCAGACCCGTGGTGGGACACCGGTTCGAGCTGCTGGCCGAGCCGGTGCCCGCGGCCGGGTTCGCCGGCGGCCCGGTGGCGTGCGAGGTCCTCGAAGTGGAGCCCGAGCGCAAGCTCAGCATCCGCTGGGGTCCGCAGTGGACGGTCACCTGGCGGCTCGAACCCGAAGGCGCCGGCACCCGGCTCTTCCTCAGCCACGAGGGTTTCGACCCCGACGACGAGTTCCAGCGGATGTCGCGGCGGATCATGGGCGGCGGCTGGCGCTCCCACGTGCCGCGGGCCCTGGCCCGGCTGCTGGACACACTGCCCGACGAGGCACAGCTACCATCGGGTGGTGACCCCCGCCGCCGCTGA
- a CDS encoding TetR/AcrR family transcriptional regulator, whose product MTPAAAEPTESKPLRADARRNRARVLEAAESVFATRGTGAPTEEVARVAGVGIGTVFRHFPTKEALLEAVLYARLQRFVDEAETVVAAQSADPGGAFFGFLTSWIEMSSAKNAYFEALTAAGVTVPKTESAVGARLIASLGVLLSRAQGAGAVRADLVVGELITVIIGTARAAEYAGPDARLRDRAVAILFDGLRPRASAGERG is encoded by the coding sequence GTGACCCCCGCCGCCGCTGAGCCCACCGAGTCGAAGCCGCTGCGAGCCGACGCCCGGCGCAACCGGGCGCGCGTGCTGGAAGCCGCCGAGAGCGTCTTCGCCACCCGGGGCACCGGGGCGCCGACCGAAGAGGTCGCGCGCGTCGCGGGGGTCGGCATCGGCACCGTCTTCCGGCACTTCCCGACGAAGGAAGCGCTCCTCGAAGCGGTGCTCTACGCCCGGCTGCAGCGGTTCGTCGACGAGGCCGAAACCGTCGTCGCGGCGCAGTCCGCCGACCCGGGCGGCGCCTTCTTCGGCTTCCTGACCAGCTGGATCGAGATGTCCAGTGCCAAGAACGCCTACTTCGAGGCGCTCACCGCGGCCGGCGTCACCGTGCCGAAGACGGAGTCCGCCGTCGGCGCCCGGCTGATCGCCTCGCTCGGCGTGCTGCTCTCCCGGGCGCAGGGCGCGGGGGCGGTCCGTGCCGACCTCGTCGTCGGCGAGCTGATCACGGTGATCATCGGCACCGCGCGGGCCGCCGAATACGCCGGCCCGGACGCGCGCCTGCGCGACCGGGCCGTGGCGATCCTCTTCGACGGGCTCCGCCCGCGCGCGTCAGCGGGGGAGCGCGGCTGA
- a CDS encoding SGNH/GDSL hydrolase family protein codes for MSKRLVARFVALGDSFTEGVGDDDPAAPNGVRGWADRTAEELAAHEPGFRYANLAIRGKLMGQVLAEQLEPALAMEPDLVTLYAGGNDLMRPKVDIDALMDAYEAAVARIRATGARLVLFTGVDGVEDPLFRTIRGRVAIYNEHVRGIAARHGALLVDMWGMRQLRDRRRWAPDRLHLNAFGHTEVAMAVLDVLGAPHPLTAAELGPREVLSPAERRSRNLRWAQEHAVPWVRRRLRGESSGDTMTAKRPTLEPVGSAALPR; via the coding sequence ATGAGCAAGCGCTTAGTAGCCCGTTTCGTAGCACTGGGGGACTCGTTCACCGAAGGCGTCGGGGACGACGACCCGGCCGCTCCGAACGGCGTGCGCGGCTGGGCCGACCGCACCGCCGAGGAGCTCGCGGCCCACGAGCCGGGCTTCCGGTACGCGAACCTGGCCATCCGCGGGAAGCTGATGGGGCAGGTGCTCGCCGAGCAGCTGGAGCCGGCCTTGGCGATGGAGCCCGACCTGGTGACGCTCTACGCGGGCGGCAACGACCTGATGCGGCCGAAGGTCGACATCGACGCGCTGATGGACGCCTACGAGGCCGCCGTCGCGCGGATCCGGGCGACCGGCGCCCGGTTGGTCCTGTTCACCGGGGTCGACGGGGTCGAGGACCCGCTGTTCCGCACGATCCGCGGCCGGGTGGCGATCTACAACGAGCACGTCCGGGGCATCGCCGCCCGCCATGGCGCGCTGCTGGTGGACATGTGGGGCATGCGGCAGCTGCGCGACCGGCGGCGCTGGGCCCCGGATCGCCTGCACCTCAACGCTTTCGGGCACACCGAGGTGGCCATGGCGGTGCTGGACGTCCTCGGCGCGCCGCACCCGTTGACCGCGGCCGAGCTGGGCCCGCGTGAGGTGCTCAGCCCCGCCGAGCGGCGCAGCCGGAACCTGCGGTGGGCGCAGGAACACGCCGTGCCGTGGGTGCGGCGGCGGCTGCGCGGCGAGTCGTCCGGGGACACGATGACCGCGAAGCGGCCGACGCTGGAGCCCGTGGGCTCAGCCGCGCTCCCCCGCTGA
- a CDS encoding Kelch repeat-containing protein, translated as MTTPTAPVGTWTGAPDLPTPAAWYGQHDGAVALGDGIVLVAGGADAGGTALSTAATLDTTSDPLGAWTATGTLRSPRQLHTLTRLKDGTVLAAGGLGGSSPTGPGLGTAEIYHPDGNQWTFTTGPMLTPRWGHSAVLLDDGSVLVAGGSAARPGGSVTALRSAERYTPGDGKWHEAPAMTDARTGHTAVALDNGMVLVVGGVLPVGVPDDPALAFCELYDSVKKLWAPTGSLLRARRHHQATALSGTTVLVTGGTAPGSPGTAPYDPFSQRAAEVFELGSGKWTEVKPMPAGRAFHRAVPVGPSRVLVVGGAASDRDEAGYRSAFVYDAGEDEWTPATGLETGRWSFAAAPLDDGGAAIAGGVLRSGLAAADPAVTELTPATELFAGGAA; from the coding sequence ATGACCACACCCACCGCGCCCGTCGGCACCTGGACCGGCGCCCCCGACCTGCCCACCCCCGCCGCCTGGTACGGCCAGCACGACGGCGCGGTCGCGCTCGGCGACGGGATCGTCCTGGTGGCCGGCGGGGCGGACGCCGGCGGCACCGCGCTCAGCACCGCCGCGACGCTCGACACGACGTCCGACCCCCTCGGCGCGTGGACCGCGACCGGCACGCTGCGCTCACCCCGGCAGCTGCACACGCTCACCCGCCTGAAGGACGGGACCGTCCTCGCCGCCGGCGGCCTCGGCGGCTCGTCCCCCACCGGGCCCGGGCTCGGCACCGCCGAGATCTACCACCCGGACGGCAACCAGTGGACCTTCACCACGGGCCCGATGCTCACCCCTCGCTGGGGCCACAGCGCCGTGCTGCTGGACGACGGCTCGGTGCTCGTCGCCGGCGGCAGCGCGGCCCGCCCCGGCGGGAGCGTCACGGCCCTGCGTTCGGCGGAGCGCTACACCCCGGGCGACGGCAAGTGGCACGAAGCCCCGGCCATGACCGACGCCCGCACCGGGCACACCGCCGTCGCGCTCGACAACGGGATGGTCCTGGTCGTCGGCGGTGTCCTGCCGGTGGGCGTCCCCGACGACCCCGCGCTCGCGTTCTGCGAGCTGTACGACTCCGTCAAGAAGCTCTGGGCCCCGACCGGTTCCCTGCTGCGCGCCCGCCGGCACCACCAGGCGACCGCGCTGTCCGGCACCACTGTGCTCGTCACCGGCGGGACCGCGCCGGGCTCGCCGGGCACCGCGCCGTACGACCCGTTCAGCCAGCGCGCGGCCGAGGTGTTCGAGCTGGGCAGCGGGAAATGGACGGAGGTGAAGCCGATGCCGGCCGGGCGGGCGTTCCACCGCGCCGTCCCGGTCGGCCCGAGCCGGGTGCTGGTCGTCGGCGGGGCCGCGAGCGACCGCGACGAAGCCGGCTACCGCAGTGCGTTCGTCTACGACGCCGGCGAAGACGAGTGGACGCCGGCCACCGGGCTCGAGACCGGGCGGTGGTCGTTCGCCGCCGCGCCACTCGACGACGGCGGCGCGGCGATCGCCGGCGGGGTGCTCCGGTCCGGGCTGGCCGCCGCGGACCCGGCCGTCACCGAGCTGACCCCGGCCACGGAGCTGTTCGCCGGCGGTGCCGCGTGA